The Candidatus Omnitrophota bacterium genomic interval TAGGCTAGGTTCGGTTGCCTTTGGCAGCCAGGAAGGTAAGTAAAATGTATGCGATAATTGAAGTTGGTTCAAAACAGTATAATGTGAAAAAAGATGATATTATTGAGGTAAATAAGCAGGTGGTGGCAAAAGGGGACAATCTTATCATAGATAAGGTTCTTTTGGTTGTAAAAGACAAGAGTATTGAGATTGGCCAGCCTTACGTTTCAGGCGCTAAAGTTGAGGCGCAAGTTTTAAAACAGACTTTGGGTGAAAAAACCACAGCCTATAAATATAAACGTAGAAAAAATTTCCACTGGCAAAAAGGCCATCGTGCTCAGCTTACCGAGCTTAAAATTAAATCTATTAATTTAGGCTACTGAGCCTCCAATAAATAATGGGCACATTGGCTGAGCTGATTTTGGAGCGAGACAAGGAACGAGGACGCAGGCGTAGTCTTGCACTACGCCAAGGACGAGTGACGCAGTCGCAGCCCAAAATCAGCCAGCCCATAACTATAAATGAGGGGGAAGCCCGCCTTTTAGCCGTCTGCGGCGTTGCTCCTCCTCGGCGTAGTACTACGACTACGCTTTCGTCGTCGCGCCTTGCATACGGCCAAAACTCGGGCTTCCAATGTGCCCATTATTTATTGGAGGCTCAGTAAGTGTTTATAGATAGCGCTAAAATCCAGGTTCGGGCCGGTTCCGGTGGTAATGGTTGTCGTAGTAAATATCGCGATAAATACCAGCGTTTAGGGATTCCTGATGGAGGGGACGGGGGTAAAGGTGCGGATATTATTATCCAGGCGGATCGTAACCTGCTTACACTTTTGGATTTTCAGCATCATCGGCATTTTTTTGGGGCACACGGCGGGCATGGTTCAGGTAACCATAAAAAAGGCAAAGGGGCA includes:
- the rplU gene encoding 50S ribosomal protein L21 codes for the protein MYAIIEVGSKQYNVKKDDIIEVNKQVVAKGDNLIIDKVLLVVKDKSIEIGQPYVSGAKVEAQVLKQTLGEKTTAYKYKRRKNFHWQKGHRAQLTELKIKSINLGY